The following are encoded in a window of Rubellicoccus peritrichatus genomic DNA:
- the tsaD gene encoding tRNA (adenosine(37)-N6)-threonylcarbamoyltransferase complex transferase subunit TsaD encodes MLLAIESSCDESAIAVFDPQSGIIGEWVHSQIALHKEYGGVVPDLASREHLERFGPMLEKIADTVDLTLIKQICVTVGPGLAGCLAMGIATARALSLVLDVPVVGVNHLRGHVFSPFISLHKSDPDSFSESIESVSPHLGLLVSGGNTLLFSLDDQRRISILAQTVDDAAGEALDKGAKLLGMPYPGGPLMEKRASTGNSKAIKFPTGIAERGDWRFSFSGLKTSLRYRIEKLTDEALEAEMPDICASYQEAVVRQLVRKTSQALKEGQFRSLGLSGGVANNTALRQAMENLAKKFGVPLFAADRKHTGDNAAMIAFAAWINQDGLQQNRSASPNFEPSLKLV; translated from the coding sequence ATGCTTCTCGCGATAGAAAGCTCGTGTGATGAGTCAGCAATTGCTGTCTTTGATCCTCAAAGTGGCATCATAGGTGAATGGGTCCATTCGCAGATTGCCTTGCACAAGGAATATGGTGGTGTCGTTCCGGATTTGGCCAGCCGTGAGCATTTGGAGCGATTTGGTCCAATGCTTGAAAAGATTGCTGACACAGTCGACTTGACCTTGATCAAGCAAATATGCGTGACAGTTGGTCCTGGTCTCGCTGGTTGCCTTGCCATGGGAATCGCCACTGCCAGAGCACTTTCGCTGGTGCTTGATGTGCCAGTGGTTGGCGTTAATCACCTGCGTGGACATGTCTTTTCACCTTTCATTTCATTACATAAGAGTGATCCGGATTCTTTCTCCGAATCCATTGAGTCAGTTTCTCCACATCTTGGACTGCTGGTATCGGGAGGCAATACCTTGCTATTCTCCCTCGATGACCAAAGACGCATTTCAATTCTTGCACAAACGGTCGATGATGCAGCAGGAGAAGCATTGGATAAAGGAGCCAAGTTATTGGGTATGCCATACCCTGGTGGCCCCTTGATGGAAAAGAGAGCTTCAACTGGAAACAGTAAGGCAATTAAGTTTCCCACTGGAATTGCTGAACGGGGCGACTGGCGTTTTAGCTTTTCAGGGCTCAAAACAAGCCTGCGCTATCGCATTGAGAAGCTCACAGATGAGGCGCTGGAGGCAGAGATGCCAGATATTTGCGCCAGCTATCAGGAGGCTGTTGTCCGACAACTCGTTCGCAAGACAAGCCAAGCATTGAAAGAAGGGCAATTCCGAAGCCTGGGACTCTCTGGCGGTGTTGCCAACAATACTGCTCTTCGTCAAGCAATGGAAAACCTGGCGAAAAAGTTTGGAGTTCCATTGTTTGCTGCAGATCGCAAACATACAGGAGATAATGCGGCTATGATCGCATTTGCTGCATGGATAAATCAAGATGGGCTTCAGCAAAATAGATCTGCATCGCCCAATTTTGAACCATCCTTGAAATTAGTTTGA
- the cysI gene encoding assimilatory sulfite reductase (NADPH) hemoprotein subunit, translating to MPTIEEPKKLAKNEGLKTASNFLRGTILEGLADVSTGALSDDDTQLTKFHGIYQQDDRDVRNERRKQKLEKAFSFMIRVRVPGGVSTPHQWLEMDRLSDDYANGTIKLTTRQAFQFHGVIKSNLKSTIKEINDSLLDTVAACGDVNRNVMCNPNPYQSAIHQEVYEVSKAISDHLTPATRAYHEIWLDGEKVESTQEDEEPIYGETYLPRKFKTVIAVPPSNDVDIFAHCLGFIAIIEDDKLVGFNITVGGGMGMTHNNKKTYPRLADVLGFCKTEDAVKFAEAIVITQRDFGDRSDRKHARLKYTVEDMGLDAFRAEVNKRAGIELGGAKPFQFDSTGDRYGWTEGLNGKWNLTLFIENGRVKDTADYPMKKGLREIAKVHDGDFRLTANQNLIIGNVSVKNKKAIDKLINEYGLNRGFDSSGLRLNSMACVALPTCGLALAESERYLPDLVSELEAIIDDAGLHEDAIVIRSTGCPNGCARPFMAEIGLVGRSPGKYNLYLGAAFSGERMNKLYKESLTNDQIISELDPIIRRYAKEREANERFGDFVIRTGYVKPVRVAKEDWWAPN from the coding sequence ATGCCAACGATAGAAGAACCAAAGAAACTCGCTAAAAATGAAGGCCTGAAAACAGCCAGTAACTTTTTGCGTGGGACGATTTTAGAAGGTCTTGCCGACGTATCAACTGGGGCCTTATCCGATGACGATACACAACTGACTAAATTCCATGGGATTTATCAGCAGGATGACCGTGATGTTCGTAACGAGCGCCGTAAGCAGAAACTTGAAAAGGCTTTCAGCTTTATGATCCGCGTTCGCGTACCAGGTGGGGTTTCAACACCACATCAGTGGCTGGAGATGGATCGTTTGTCAGATGATTATGCAAATGGAACGATCAAATTAACGACTCGCCAGGCATTTCAATTTCATGGGGTGATCAAGAGTAACCTCAAATCAACGATCAAGGAGATTAATGATTCCCTTCTGGATACGGTTGCTGCCTGCGGTGACGTGAACCGCAATGTCATGTGCAATCCGAATCCTTATCAGTCTGCAATACATCAGGAAGTTTACGAAGTCTCCAAAGCGATTAGTGATCACCTGACTCCTGCGACCAGAGCTTACCATGAGATCTGGCTTGATGGTGAGAAGGTTGAATCGACTCAAGAAGATGAAGAACCGATTTATGGCGAGACTTACCTTCCGCGTAAATTCAAGACTGTGATTGCGGTTCCGCCAAGTAACGATGTTGATATCTTTGCGCACTGCCTTGGGTTCATTGCCATTATCGAAGACGACAAACTTGTTGGCTTCAATATTACTGTAGGTGGTGGAATGGGCATGACTCATAATAACAAGAAGACTTATCCGCGACTCGCTGATGTTCTTGGTTTTTGCAAAACTGAAGATGCCGTCAAGTTTGCTGAAGCGATTGTGATAACTCAGCGCGACTTTGGAGATCGCTCAGATCGCAAGCATGCCCGGTTGAAATATACCGTTGAGGATATGGGACTCGATGCTTTTCGCGCTGAAGTAAACAAGCGTGCGGGAATAGAACTTGGAGGCGCAAAGCCATTTCAATTCGATAGCACAGGTGATCGTTATGGCTGGACCGAAGGGTTAAACGGCAAATGGAATTTAACGCTCTTCATTGAAAATGGACGCGTTAAGGACACCGCTGATTACCCAATGAAAAAGGGACTCCGTGAAATTGCCAAGGTGCACGATGGGGATTTCCGTCTAACGGCAAACCAGAACCTGATCATCGGGAATGTTTCGGTTAAAAACAAGAAAGCGATCGATAAGCTAATCAATGAGTATGGTCTGAATCGTGGTTTTGACAGCAGTGGTCTTCGGCTCAACTCAATGGCTTGTGTGGCTTTACCAACCTGTGGTTTGGCTTTGGCAGAATCTGAACGTTATTTGCCCGATTTGGTATCTGAGCTTGAAGCAATTATTGATGATGCTGGCTTACACGAGGATGCTATCGTGATTCGATCAACGGGTTGCCCAAATGGTTGCGCCAGACCTTTCATGGCAGAGATCGGACTCGTTGGTCGCAGCCCTGGTAAATACAATCTGTATCTAGGTGCGGCTTTTTCTGGTGAGCGAATGAACAAGCTCTACAAGGAAAGTTTGACCAATGATCAGATCATCTCAGAACTGGACCCAATCATTCGACGCTATGCGAAAGAGCGTGAGGCTAATGAACGATTTGGCGATTTCGTTATACGAACTGGCTATGTTAAGCCGGTAAGGGTCGCCAAAGAAGATTGGTGGGCACCAAATTAA
- a CDS encoding lipase maturation factor family protein — protein MNSKVHVASPPRVKPWMIWDGDCHFCGKWIKRWDQATAGEVEYHRYQDVAERFPEIGEERFSKAVHFIGLDGVAVSGAEAVFSCLEFAGRYRFLLGFYRRFKGFAKLSEHAYTLVANQRMFFSFITRMLWGNSVEYSTFRFSGSIFAKLMGLVYLIAFVSFEIQSAGLIGSNGILPVSDHLSAIERYAEQSPNNMSGWRLAPSLLWLDSSDAALNGLAWVGAAFSLLLILGLLPGFSALVCWLLYLSLVNVVPVFLSFQWDILLLEAGFLTILLAPWSFREKLSNPRDPPTIARWLVWWLIFRLMFESGIVKLIIPGLENNTWSDLTALNFHYFTQPIPNNRSWFFHWFPEIFQQASIVVMFFIELVVPFLIIGPRRVRMIACSLLILLQVLIIASGNYGFFNLLTISLCILLIDDQSLPQRIRGWLRPESKISHWQETLAPIGWIRVPVAVIFVFFGIIQLAASANLYDLRDKLTTEKPPAWAPFYILIQRYHLLNQYGLFRVMTTERPEIVIEGSSDGKTWQPYEFKYKIGALDEAPSWVTPHMPRLDWQMWFAALNVERTGRYPHWFVGFLQALAENREPVIDLLAENPFANEPPEFFRINLYDYRFSTPEEKTQTGNWWQRKLVPNGTTTIPREQLLENRNR, from the coding sequence ATGAACAGCAAAGTCCATGTGGCTTCCCCACCGCGTGTAAAACCTTGGATGATCTGGGATGGAGACTGCCATTTCTGTGGCAAATGGATCAAGCGATGGGATCAGGCAACTGCTGGAGAGGTTGAATATCATCGCTATCAGGATGTCGCTGAGCGGTTCCCTGAGATTGGTGAAGAGAGGTTCTCTAAAGCGGTTCATTTCATTGGGCTCGATGGAGTAGCCGTTAGTGGAGCCGAAGCTGTTTTTTCATGCCTGGAGTTTGCGGGACGGTATCGATTCCTCCTTGGATTTTATCGTCGCTTCAAAGGATTCGCAAAGTTGTCTGAGCATGCCTACACGCTCGTGGCTAATCAGCGGATGTTTTTCTCATTCATAACGAGAATGCTATGGGGGAATTCCGTTGAATACTCTACCTTTCGATTTTCGGGTTCAATATTCGCTAAGCTTATGGGGCTTGTCTACCTCATTGCTTTCGTTTCTTTCGAAATACAGTCAGCTGGATTAATTGGCAGCAATGGCATCTTGCCCGTCTCGGATCATTTATCTGCAATTGAGCGTTACGCTGAACAAAGCCCCAATAACATGAGTGGCTGGAGGTTAGCTCCAAGTCTTCTTTGGCTGGACAGCTCTGATGCAGCACTTAATGGCCTGGCCTGGGTCGGCGCTGCCTTCAGTCTGCTGCTCATTCTTGGCCTTTTGCCAGGTTTTTCTGCACTCGTCTGTTGGCTGCTCTATCTATCCCTGGTTAATGTTGTACCTGTCTTCCTGAGTTTCCAATGGGATATCCTACTGCTTGAAGCAGGTTTTTTGACAATACTGCTAGCTCCTTGGTCATTTCGGGAAAAATTGTCGAATCCGCGTGATCCACCAACGATTGCCCGCTGGTTGGTCTGGTGGTTGATCTTTCGTCTGATGTTCGAGTCTGGTATTGTAAAACTGATCATACCAGGACTTGAAAATAATACGTGGTCTGACCTGACTGCACTCAATTTTCATTACTTCACGCAACCAATTCCCAACAATCGAAGTTGGTTCTTCCATTGGTTTCCTGAAATATTCCAACAAGCATCCATCGTTGTGATGTTCTTTATAGAACTCGTGGTTCCATTCTTAATCATTGGTCCACGGCGGGTGAGAATGATAGCCTGTAGCCTATTAATTCTTCTACAGGTATTAATCATCGCATCTGGCAATTATGGTTTCTTCAACTTACTGACAATCAGCCTGTGTATTTTATTGATCGATGACCAAAGTTTGCCTCAACGAATACGTGGTTGGCTTCGTCCTGAAAGCAAAATCTCTCATTGGCAGGAAACACTGGCTCCGATTGGCTGGATTCGAGTTCCAGTAGCGGTCATTTTCGTCTTCTTTGGAATCATTCAATTGGCTGCCTCAGCTAATCTTTATGACTTACGTGACAAGCTTACCACTGAGAAGCCACCTGCATGGGCACCGTTTTATATTTTGATTCAGCGATATCATTTGCTCAATCAATATGGTTTGTTTCGGGTGATGACAACTGAGCGGCCTGAAATCGTCATTGAAGGCAGTTCCGATGGTAAGACCTGGCAACCATACGAATTTAAATACAAAATTGGAGCGCTTGATGAAGCTCCCTCCTGGGTGACACCACACATGCCACGCCTTGACTGGCAGATGTGGTTCGCAGCCCTGAATGTTGAGCGCACTGGTCGTTATCCGCATTGGTTTGTCGGTTTTCTGCAGGCACTTGCCGAAAACAGAGAACCCGTAATAGACTTACTGGCCGAAAATCCATTTGCGAATGAGCCTCCCGAGTTTTTCAGGATCAATCTCTATGACTACAGGTTCTCAACTCCTGAAGAGAAGACTCAAACAGGTAATTGGTGGCAAAGGAAACTAGTCCCGAATGGTACAACTACAATACCACGCGAACAACTGCTTGAGAACAGGAATCGTTAA
- the hemL gene encoding glutamate-1-semialdehyde 2,1-aminomutase has protein sequence MISSENLFDRARRVIPGGVNSPVRAFRSVGGSPFFTKSADGCRLITADDRELIDYVCTWGPAIHGHNHPKIRQAVAEALEKGTSFGTPNPYEVTMAELLVELVPSVEKVRMVNSGTEATMSAIRLARGFTGRSKIIKFAGCYHGHVDSLLVKAGSGALTFGNPDSAGVPAGFAAETIVLPYNDETALREAFASNGEDIAGIIVESYPANCGLILPKPGFLQTMREICTSSGALLIFDEVMTGFRLALGGVQEVEGIKPDLTAMGKIIGGGLPVGAFGGRAEIMDCLAPEGKVYQAGTLSGNPLAMAAGIAALQLLKEEMPYNRLADAGAQIRDALLSAAKGKGIPLQVPQTGSMFALFFTENTVENFDHATSSETGHFKTIFHRALEAGVYLPPSPFETCFISTAHDKSAIDRTCEVLTASFNF, from the coding sequence GTGATAAGCTCAGAAAATCTTTTTGATCGTGCCCGTCGTGTGATTCCCGGCGGTGTCAACTCACCCGTCCGCGCCTTTCGTTCCGTTGGCGGTTCTCCTTTTTTTACAAAGTCGGCTGATGGCTGTCGTTTGATCACAGCAGACGATCGTGAATTGATCGACTATGTCTGCACATGGGGACCAGCGATCCATGGCCACAATCATCCTAAAATACGGCAGGCGGTGGCAGAGGCCTTGGAAAAAGGTACCAGCTTTGGAACACCCAATCCTTATGAGGTGACGATGGCCGAGCTATTGGTGGAGCTTGTGCCTTCCGTGGAAAAAGTCCGCATGGTCAATAGCGGGACTGAAGCCACAATGTCAGCCATTCGTCTGGCTCGCGGATTTACCGGCAGGAGCAAAATCATCAAGTTTGCCGGATGCTATCATGGGCATGTTGATTCGCTGCTAGTTAAAGCGGGTTCAGGGGCACTGACCTTTGGTAATCCCGATAGTGCGGGTGTGCCCGCAGGGTTTGCTGCTGAAACGATTGTTTTGCCCTACAATGATGAAACAGCATTACGTGAAGCATTCGCCAGCAATGGCGAGGATATCGCAGGCATCATCGTTGAGTCCTACCCAGCCAATTGCGGCCTCATTTTGCCCAAACCAGGTTTTCTTCAGACCATGCGTGAGATTTGCACTTCGTCAGGTGCACTTTTAATTTTCGATGAGGTTATGACGGGCTTCCGTCTGGCCTTGGGCGGTGTTCAGGAAGTCGAAGGAATCAAACCTGATCTTACCGCAATGGGCAAGATCATCGGTGGCGGTTTACCAGTTGGTGCTTTCGGTGGAAGAGCCGAAATCATGGATTGTCTGGCTCCGGAGGGAAAAGTGTATCAAGCTGGAACCTTGAGTGGTAATCCACTCGCCATGGCTGCCGGAATTGCCGCCTTGCAACTCTTAAAAGAAGAAATGCCGTATAATCGATTAGCTGATGCAGGAGCTCAGATTCGGGACGCTCTCTTGTCTGCGGCAAAAGGCAAAGGTATTCCGTTACAAGTGCCCCAAACGGGTTCTATGTTTGCACTGTTTTTTACTGAAAATACTGTTGAGAACTTCGACCATGCTACTTCGAGCGAAACAGGTCATTTTAAAACAATTTTCCATCGGGCGCTGGAGGCCGGCGTTTATCTACCACCTTCTCCGTTTGAAACTTGTTTCATCAGTACCGCTCACGACAAGTCTGCAATCGACCGGACTTGTGAAGTGCTGACTGCATCTTTCAACTTTTGA
- a CDS encoding NAD+ synthase yields the protein MKIGLAQINTTVGDLHGNAQKIVEAYGKLRDDGADLIIFPELALVGYPPRDLLFKSRFISDVEVALKELAKEITAVPAIIGTVETNRGEDGRRAYNSAAWCEDGQVKAIARKCLLPTYDVFDEDRYFEPAPEPTVFDWEGKRIGITICEDMWNHPAVPTRRHYKADPVSFMAEAKVDLIVNLSASPWHFGKNLFRKGLLADAANRCKCPIVYCNLVGGNDELIFDGHSKIVGRDGELVAGLAAFREELTVVDLAMDKPFMDPTYHQEPIADIHDALVLGLRDYAHKSGFRKALIGLSGGIDSAVVAALATEAFGPENVIGISLPSAISSQHSRDDARILAENLGIRFETLSIASIVDSAVDSLGGIFSGLESDVTEENIQARARGLLLMAVSNKFGALLLTTGNKSEVAVGYCTLYGDMAGGLAVISDLPKMQVYELARFMNKDGERVPENTITKPPSAELRPDQVDQDSLPPYEILDEILRLYVEEGLSRSEIAERGFQGSVVDDIIRKVDLNEYKRKQAAPGLKITSLAFGVGRRIPIVQKYVG from the coding sequence ATGAAGATAGGACTGGCACAAATCAACACGACGGTAGGCGATCTGCATGGCAACGCGCAGAAGATTGTCGAGGCATATGGCAAGTTACGCGACGATGGAGCTGACTTGATTATCTTCCCCGAACTGGCCCTGGTTGGGTATCCACCAAGGGATTTGTTATTCAAGAGCCGGTTCATCAGTGATGTCGAAGTAGCATTGAAAGAACTGGCCAAAGAAATCACTGCAGTTCCCGCGATTATTGGCACAGTCGAAACCAATCGTGGAGAAGATGGACGCCGAGCCTACAATTCGGCAGCCTGGTGCGAGGACGGACAAGTCAAGGCCATCGCCCGTAAATGTCTGTTGCCGACATACGATGTTTTTGACGAAGATCGATACTTTGAACCCGCCCCTGAACCTACTGTTTTCGATTGGGAGGGTAAGCGTATTGGCATTACGATCTGCGAAGATATGTGGAACCACCCTGCTGTGCCAACGCGGCGGCATTACAAGGCGGACCCGGTTTCATTCATGGCCGAGGCCAAGGTAGACCTGATTGTCAATTTGTCGGCCAGTCCATGGCATTTTGGCAAAAACCTCTTCCGCAAAGGGCTTTTGGCAGATGCCGCCAATCGCTGTAAATGTCCAATCGTTTACTGCAATCTTGTTGGTGGAAATGACGAGCTGATCTTCGATGGTCACAGTAAAATCGTTGGCCGCGATGGGGAGTTGGTTGCTGGCCTGGCTGCATTTAGGGAAGAGCTGACTGTCGTCGACCTCGCAATGGATAAGCCGTTCATGGATCCGACCTATCACCAGGAACCAATTGCGGATATCCACGACGCCCTCGTGCTGGGATTACGCGACTATGCGCATAAGAGCGGTTTCAGGAAGGCATTGATTGGATTGAGTGGTGGAATTGATTCTGCCGTCGTAGCGGCACTGGCGACCGAAGCTTTTGGACCGGAAAACGTCATTGGTATTAGCCTGCCATCTGCAATTTCCAGTCAACACAGCCGGGACGATGCACGTATTTTAGCCGAAAACCTCGGCATTCGTTTTGAAACCTTATCGATTGCCAGCATCGTAGATTCAGCTGTCGATTCCCTTGGCGGAATATTTTCCGGACTGGAATCTGATGTTACTGAAGAAAACATCCAGGCGCGAGCGCGCGGGCTGCTTCTCATGGCGGTTTCCAACAAGTTTGGCGCCCTACTCCTGACCACTGGCAACAAAAGTGAAGTTGCTGTGGGTTATTGCACGCTTTACGGCGATATGGCTGGCGGCCTGGCTGTGATTTCTGATTTACCCAAGATGCAAGTCTACGAGCTCGCCCGCTTCATGAATAAAGACGGCGAACGGGTTCCCGAGAACACCATCACCAAGCCACCATCAGCAGAGCTTCGTCCGGATCAAGTCGATCAGGACAGCCTCCCTCCCTATGAGATTCTGGATGAAATTCTACGTCTCTATGTTGAAGAAGGCCTCTCGCGATCAGAGATTGCAGAACGTGGTTTTCAGGGATCAGTAGTCGATGACATCATCCGCAAAGTAGATTTGAATGAATACAAGCGGAAACAGGCAGCTCCGGGGCTGAAAATCACCAGTCTTGCCTTTGGGGTTGGACGTAGAATTCCAATTGTACAAAAGTATGTGGGTTGA
- a CDS encoding class I SAM-dependent methyltransferase, translating into MNLKLPELMDSNLTHRKCPVCDTDNANQTALAYSQAPWEIKECASCGCVYLENPPTYEALEEDFAWEKTSAKEEERRKEKRPAAKAVSTAWKQFRQKVLKRDKLMDLVRVYIPTGNVLDIGCGGGGTLGRLPGEGHVPYGIEISKALAIESNRFAEAGGGKVIQASALEGAKQFPEKQFDGVMMSAFLEHEVQPGPLLNELHRILKPGGCVIIKVPNYGCVNRSVRGGEWCGFRFPDHVNYFTPESLTRLAKQTGYEIARFRFQDRMPTSDNMWVVIQKPA; encoded by the coding sequence ATGAACCTGAAACTCCCCGAATTGATGGACAGTAATCTCACACATCGCAAGTGCCCGGTCTGCGACACTGACAACGCAAACCAAACTGCCCTCGCCTACTCCCAGGCACCCTGGGAGATTAAGGAGTGCGCGTCCTGTGGCTGCGTTTATCTTGAGAATCCACCGACCTACGAAGCTCTGGAAGAAGACTTTGCCTGGGAGAAAACTTCGGCCAAAGAAGAAGAGCGGCGTAAAGAGAAGCGTCCGGCAGCCAAGGCAGTCAGTACGGCCTGGAAGCAATTTCGCCAAAAGGTTCTCAAGCGCGATAAGCTGATGGATCTTGTGCGTGTCTACATCCCAACCGGCAATGTCCTGGATATTGGCTGCGGTGGTGGCGGGACTTTGGGCCGTTTGCCCGGAGAAGGCCATGTTCCCTACGGAATCGAAATCTCCAAAGCCCTCGCTATTGAATCCAACCGGTTCGCAGAAGCTGGCGGCGGCAAGGTCATCCAAGCCAGTGCACTCGAAGGCGCCAAGCAGTTTCCAGAAAAACAGTTCGATGGTGTTATGATGAGTGCCTTTCTTGAGCACGAAGTCCAACCCGGTCCACTGCTCAACGAACTGCATCGTATCCTGAAGCCTGGTGGATGTGTCATCATAAAAGTGCCTAATTACGGTTGTGTTAACCGGTCTGTTCGTGGAGGCGAATGGTGCGGATTTCGTTTCCCCGATCATGTGAATTACTTCACGCCGGAGAGCCTAACCCGGCTGGCAAAACAAACCGGCTACGAAATCGCCCGCTTTCGCTTTCAGGACAGGATGCCCACGAGTGATAACATGTGGGTGGTCATTCAGAAGCCAGCTTGA
- a CDS encoding glycosyltransferase family 9 protein, giving the protein MLCRLLGDIIFFLPTKRRHMLLSNFHHCFPDRSREWREKTARESCRRIIEMATFILVSPHMSKERLRKRFSIDPEFARRIKENADEERPAILLIPHFAMMEALTILPGLIDGPMQHCATIYRPLKQAAIEKWVLDTRQRFGMELLSRKKGFNRAQEILRDKGVVAVLFDQNAGSRGLLTTFFGRVVASTELPGLLAAKFDARIGGIYTEHTGFWRGTVRLNEFECPEDSSQVVFKANQWLEQKLTDDENICADWLWLHNRWRHQDEPHRRLRLESKRNRLEETLAYQDLSALPRRSRFWIRLPNWLGDVVMAVPLISALRKGRPDAEVTLLAQSHFIPLLEKLELAERLIAIPKKGETGYLKFFKELREDYPDVHILLTNSTRGDLEARAIRAPQRFGIERPGKRRKLLSHTWPKPTELDEAEIHQTYLWEKFFQHFGLQEALDLHPIRIASTQRKQTEAIGLICATENSPEKRWPVERWRELIQAMPDKAFHLFGTSRDVEITNAVADGFSPDRVINQAGKTGLVEFAEALCQCEALICNDTGGMHLANMLGVPVVVIYGPTNPVRTGPIFNGQTEIIQPEGCPRTGGSDIAKVKPDEVVKAYNNLLAQKRDEPETPRIDGQ; this is encoded by the coding sequence CTGCTTTGCAGGCTTCTGGGCGACATTATATTCTTTTTGCCAACAAAACGACGGCACATGTTGCTGTCGAATTTCCATCATTGTTTCCCGGATCGTTCAAGGGAGTGGCGTGAGAAAACAGCAAGGGAAAGCTGCCGCCGTATTATTGAGATGGCTACGTTCATATTGGTTTCTCCTCACATGAGCAAAGAGAGACTGCGAAAACGCTTTTCCATTGATCCTGAATTTGCCAGACGGATCAAAGAAAATGCAGATGAGGAGCGACCTGCTATTTTACTCATTCCACATTTTGCGATGATGGAAGCTTTAACCATCCTTCCAGGACTGATTGATGGCCCGATGCAACACTGCGCGACGATCTACCGCCCTCTCAAACAAGCGGCGATCGAAAAGTGGGTTCTGGATACACGCCAGAGATTTGGCATGGAGCTGCTTTCACGCAAGAAGGGCTTCAATCGCGCACAGGAGATCCTTCGAGACAAGGGAGTCGTTGCCGTGCTCTTTGACCAGAATGCGGGTTCGCGTGGGCTACTGACGACTTTTTTCGGTCGTGTCGTAGCTTCGACCGAATTACCTGGATTACTGGCTGCTAAATTCGATGCCCGCATTGGCGGGATTTATACGGAGCATACCGGCTTCTGGCGAGGAACGGTCCGTCTCAATGAATTCGAGTGCCCAGAGGATTCTTCACAGGTCGTTTTTAAGGCGAATCAATGGTTGGAGCAAAAACTAACCGATGATGAGAACATCTGCGCTGATTGGCTTTGGTTGCATAATCGATGGCGACACCAGGATGAGCCGCATCGGCGTTTGAGGCTTGAGTCAAAACGAAATCGTCTGGAAGAGACTCTGGCTTATCAAGATTTAAGTGCCCTGCCCCGTCGAAGCCGTTTTTGGATTCGCCTTCCTAACTGGCTTGGTGATGTGGTCATGGCTGTCCCTTTAATTAGTGCTTTGCGTAAGGGGCGTCCCGATGCGGAGGTCACGCTACTGGCCCAATCCCATTTCATTCCACTATTGGAAAAACTCGAATTGGCTGAACGGCTGATTGCCATTCCCAAGAAGGGAGAGACTGGCTATCTTAAATTCTTCAAAGAGCTTCGTGAGGATTACCCCGATGTTCATATTTTGCTAACCAATTCCACTCGTGGCGATCTCGAAGCTCGAGCCATCCGGGCACCACAGCGATTTGGAATCGAACGCCCTGGAAAGCGTCGCAAGTTACTCTCTCATACCTGGCCGAAACCAACTGAGCTTGATGAGGCGGAAATTCATCAGACCTACCTGTGGGAAAAATTCTTCCAGCATTTCGGTTTGCAGGAAGCGCTTGATCTACACCCGATCCGCATTGCCTCAACACAACGTAAGCAAACTGAAGCTATTGGTCTCATCTGTGCGACGGAAAACTCTCCAGAGAAACGATGGCCGGTTGAGCGCTGGCGTGAGTTGATCCAGGCGATGCCGGATAAAGCGTTTCATCTCTTTGGGACATCGCGTGATGTTGAGATAACCAATGCAGTCGCTGATGGTTTTTCGCCGGATCGAGTGATCAACCAGGCTGGCAAAACAGGGCTCGTCGAATTCGCGGAAGCGCTCTGCCAATGCGAAGCACTCATTTGCAATGACACGGGTGGCATGCATTTAGCCAACATGCTTGGCGTGCCAGTCGTTGTGATCTACGGGCCAACCAATCCAGTGAGGACAGGGCCGATCTTTAATGGGCAAACAGAGATCATCCAGCCTGAAGGTTGTCCCCGAACAGGTGGTTCGGACATCGCCAAGGTCAAACCGGATGAGGTTGTCAAAGCATACAATAATCTGCTCGCGCAGAAACGCGATGAACCTGAAACTCCCCGAATTGATGGACAGTAA
- a CDS encoding VOC family protein, with product MFDHLGIFVSDSEQSIAFYEKCLAPLGIKIYQRQPQFGAAIFSGKPDFPFLWVGPAKGDYYGKSLSPQIHRPMHIAFKAPSIEAVREFHRLGLENGAKDNGAPEDCGGNYFAAYLLDLDGNNIEAGIRI from the coding sequence ATGTTTGATCATCTGGGTATATTTGTTTCTGACTCAGAGCAGAGCATCGCTTTCTATGAGAAGTGCCTGGCGCCGCTTGGAATCAAAATCTATCAGCGGCAGCCTCAGTTTGGTGCGGCGATTTTTTCAGGAAAACCTGATTTTCCATTTCTTTGGGTTGGCCCGGCCAAAGGAGATTATTATGGTAAAAGTTTGAGCCCACAAATACACCGCCCCATGCATATCGCATTCAAGGCACCTTCAATTGAAGCCGTTCGAGAATTCCATCGGTTGGGTTTGGAAAATGGCGCTAAAGACAATGGAGCCCCCGAAGATTGTGGCGGGAATTACTTCGCCGCTTACCTTTTGGATCTTGATGGAAATAACATTGAAGCTGGCATTCGCATTTAA